From a single Nicotiana tomentosiformis chromosome 2, ASM39032v3, whole genome shotgun sequence genomic region:
- the LOC138905330 gene encoding uncharacterized protein: MKAETLGWKEGMDRFAIEKETALSQLSSAESQLRGMKKKSSTQEKKIWELEARLASELAKAKSEAEKAKAEANAIVAVYRADAEAAQVQAKEAAATAQTRAYWITELAKCQSRRETLEEIHARGFDLTDEIIKARENEVDAGALASSDDDDDAESKSGSERGGDLDEKEATPGEN, encoded by the coding sequence ATGAAGGCTGAGACCTTGGGTTGGAAAGAAGGCATGGACCGCTTCGCTATAGAAAAAGAGACAGCTTtatcccaattgtcatcggccgaaagtcagcttcgaggcatgaagAAGAAGAGCTCGActcaggaaaagaaaatatgggAGCTCGAAGCTcgattggcttccgaacttgcgaaggccaaatctgaagctgaAAAGGCTAAAGCCGAGGCAAATGCGATCGTGGCAGTctaccgggccgatgctgaagccgctcaagtccaagcgaaAGAGGCAGCCgcgaccgctcaaactcgagcatattggattactgaactcgccaaatgccaatctcggagggaaaccctcgaggagatccacgctcgaggtttcgatcttaccgacgagataataaaggctagagaGAATGAAGTCGATGCTGGAGCGTTGGCCtcctccgatgatgatgatgatgctgagagcaagagcgggtccgagagagGGGGAGACCTCGATGAAAAAGAAGCTACCCCTGGAGAAAATTAG